In Paenibacillus xylanilyticus, the genomic window TAGAAAATAACCTGGAAATAATTTTGATATAACGAAAAGGAGAAACCTTAGACATATTAGTCTGAGGTTTTTCCATTAATATCCAAGCATTCACAATATGGGATGATATCCATATCAAAAAGCTGTCTATTAACCATTACTTTTTTAAGGAAAGCGTTTTAAAAACGTGTTACAATGAATTGGGTTTAAGTGAAAATAGTCAACATTTGTCTTTTGGTAGTCAACCAACCCGCCTTGTTGCAGTCATGTTGATAGGAGGATTCGAGAATGAATATCCATGAATATCAAGGAAAAGAAGTACTGAAACAGTATGGAGTTGCCGTTCCTAATGGGAAGGTTGCTTATACAGTCGATGAAGCGGTTGCGGCCGCAGAGGCACTGGGCAGTCCGGTGACTGTAGTCAAAGCGCAAATTCACGCAGGTGGCCGGGGAAAAGCCGGCGGCGTAAAGGTAGCGAAGAGCGCAGATGAAGTTAGAGCGTATGCTTCCGAAATTTTGGGGAAAGTACTGGTGACACACCAGACCGGACCGGAAGGCAAGGAAGTCAAACGTCTTTTGATCGAAGAAGGCTGCGATATCCGCAAAGAGTACTACGTGGGTGTTGTAGTTGACCGTGCAACGGGCCGTGTCGTGATGATGGCATCCGAAGAAGGCGGTACGGAGATCGAAGAAGTGGCTGAAGCTACTCCTGAGAAAATTTTCAAAGAAATTATTGACCCTGCTATTGGATTACAAGTGTTCCAAGCACGTAAATTGGCCTACAGCATTAATATTCCGAATGAATTGGTGAACAAAGCGGTCAAATTTATGCTTGCATTGTACACTGCATTTGTGGAAAAAGATTGCTCCATTGCCGAGATCAACCCTCTTGTTGTTACTGGAGATGGAAACGTTATCGCACTGGATGCGAAACTGAATTTTGATTCCAACGCATTGTTCCGTCACAAGGATATTTTGGAACTTCGCGACTTGGATGAAGAAGACGAAAAAGAAATCGAGGCTTCCAAATACGACCTCAGCTACATAGCACTTGATGGCAACATCGGCTGTATGGTTAACGGTGCGGGACTTGCGATGGCTACGATGGATATCATCAAATACTACGGTGGAGACCCGGCCAACTTCCTTGATGTTGGGGGCGGTGCAACAACGGAGAAAGTAACAGAAGCTTTTAAAATCATTCTGTCTGACGCCAAAGTGGCGGGCATCTTCGTTAACATTTTCGGCGGAATCATGCGCTGTGATGTCATTGCAAATGGTGTGGTTGAAGCAGCGAAGCAGCTTGGCCTCACTAAACCGCTGGTTGTTCGTCTTGAAGGAACGAACGTGGAACTTGGCAAACAAATTTTGGGTGAATCCGGCCTGAATATTGTACCTGCTGATTCCATGGCTGACGGTGCACAAAAAATCGTTGCCCTCGTAAAATAAGTTCATTCCTGGGCCATTTATATCAATCCAAAGAGCGGTCGCAATCTTCATGAATTATATCGGAATGCTTCAGTCGTCTAATTCATGTTCCCGCCAGCGATGGAATCGAATGATATAAATTGCTTTCTTAGTGCCGGAGCTGTCCGGAACTTGAAAAATAACCGTAAGGATGTGAAGCAACGTGAGTATTTTGATCGATAAAAATACAAAAGTCATTACGCAAGGCATTACGGGTTCAACGGGAATGTTCCACACGAAGGGCGCATTGGATTACGGAACCCAAATGGTAGGCGGTGTAACACCAGGCAAAGGCGGGACTAATGTTGATATCACGCTGGAAGATGGCAAAGTTGTTAGTCTTCCGGTATTTAATACGGTACAAGAAGCGAAGGAAGCTACAGGTGCAACAGCGAGTGTTATCTATGTGCCACCTGCATTCGCAGCGGATTCCATCATGGAAGCTGTTGACGCAGAGCTTGATCTTGTAATCTGTATTACAGAAGGCATCCCTGTCCTTGATATGGTGAAGGTAGACCGTTTCATGGAAGGCAAAAAGACGGTATTGATCGGACCGAACTGTCCTGGTGTTATTACACCGGGTGAATGTAAAATCGGGATCATGCCAGGCTATATCCACATGGCTGGACATGTTGGCGTCGTTTCCCGTAGCGGAACGCTCACGTATGAAGCTGTTCATCAACTGACTACACGTGGCATTGGACAGTCTTCAGCGGTAGGAATCGGGGGAGACCCGGTTAAAGGTTCCGAATTCATTGATATCCTCAAACGTTTCAATGAAGATCCTCAGACTCATGCTGTCATCATGATCGGGGAGATCGGTGGTACAGCAGAGGAAGACGCTGCAGAGTGGGTTCGCGACAATATGACCAAACCGGTTGTTGGATTTATCGGTGGTGTTACTGCGCCTCCAGGCAAACGCATGGGTCATGCTGGTGCCATTATCTCTGGAGGTAAAGGTACAGCCAAGGAAAAAATCGCGAAGCTTGAGTCCTGTGGTATCAAAGTTGCGCCTACGCCTGCCGAGATGGGCTCCACGCTGGTAAGTGTACTGGAAGAGCGCGGTATTTTAAATTTGTGCACGACACATTAATTCTTTTCCATTATAATAGTAGAAACGGTGCGGAGAGTTATAACTCTCGTAACCGACTATTGTGATACGGAAAAGGTAAGCAACCTTTTGCCCTTAAACGGGGTGAAAGGTTGCTTTTTTGCGTTGAATTACTTGCCAAATGAGAGAACTGAATTGCTCTCTATAAAGTAAACGCTTGCATTCTGTCGTCACAACCTACACAATATGAGGGAAGTGTTCTTCCCGCTCGGGAGGCTTACAGTATGGAGAAAAGCTTGATTCTGTTTGGTTTGCATGAAATGGATGGTGTTGGGAAGAAAACGATCTCGAAATTAATGACAGGGGGGCACAACCTTCCGGATTTGCTTCATTATGACGAAGGAGATTGGGTTCAAGCCGGGCTGCGTAAAGATCAGGCCACCAGGCTTGTGAATACTTTCGATGCAGACTGGATTGAGCATAGGCGTGAAGCGGTTTATAAACAAGGAATTCAGGTTATTACCTATCTGGATGAAGATTACCCCATATTAATGAAGGAAACCGTTCAGGCACCTTGGGTTATGTACGGCCGTGGGGACATGAATTTGTTACATACAAAGGCAATTGCCATGGTAGGAACTCGAATGCCAACAGTATATGGTCGCAAAGTAGGCGAGAAACTGACGACAGAATTTTGTCATGCAGGGTTGACCATAGTAAGTGGTCTTGCCCGTGGTATTGATAGCACTTGTCATGAGGCCGCTCTTCGCGCAAAAGGTAAAACCGTTGCCGTTTTTGGCACAGGAATTGATAAGATCTACCCACCTGAGAACAAAAAACTAGCTGAGCAAATTGCTGAAACAGGTCTATTGCTGTCGGAATATCCACCAGGCACCCGTGCTCATCAAGGACTATTTCCGGAGCGTAATCGAATAATTGCCGGTTTGACACTTGGAACGCTGGTTGTAGAAGCGGATATACTAAGCGGCTCTCTTATTACTGCAGATGCAGCGCTGGAGGCAGGAAGAGATGTATTTGCTGTTCCGGGCCCCATTACATCACCCAAGAGTCGAGGGTCACATAATCTGATCCGTCAGGGGGCCAAATTGGTCACCTGCGCGGATGATCTGCTTGAAGAGTACCGAATGGACTTGCCAAATCCCGAACAACTTCCTTACAATAGAGGACGTTCCCCAGAAAAGGGAGCAGGTAATCACCCGGATATGTTTCCTAAGGTGAGTCTCTCATCTGATGAGAGAAGGATCATCTCCCTGCTGGAGCAGGACGAAAGATCTTTGGATCAACTTGTAGAGCAGCTCGGTTGGGATTTTGGACATTTGCATTCAGTTCTGTTATCTTTAATCATAAAAAAACAGATTAGCCAATTACCTGGAACCAAATATGCAAGGGTATGACAATGCTGTGACTACGCGGCATGTGAAAATAGATTATTAACGGAAGTTATTTAATTGCTGACAAGGATGAAAAGGAACAAGCAGTTTCATGACTGAGAGGAGGATGAACCTATGGCGGATTCACTCGTAATCGTGGAGTCGCCCTCAAAGGCGAAGACAATCGGCAAATATTTAGGCAGCAAGTTCATCGTGAAGGCTTCGATGGGACATGTGCGCGATTTGCCGAAAAGTCAGATCGGCGTTGAGGTGGAGAATGATTTTAATCCGAAATATATTACGATCCGCGGCAAAGGTTCGATTTTGAAAGAACTGAAGGATGCACGAAAGAAAGTGAAAAAAGTGTACCTCGCAGCTGACCCGGATCGCGAAGGCGAGGCTATTGCATGGCACTTGGCTCATGCACTTGAACTGGATGACACCGAGGATTGCCGAGTTGTCTTCAACGAAATTACGAAGCAGGCAGTCAAGGATGCGTTCAAAACACCGCGCAAAATTAACATGGACTTGGTTAATGCACAGCAGGCCAGACGAATTCTGGATCGGCTTGTCGGATATAAAATCAGTCCTTTATTATGGAAGAAAGTCAAAAAAGGATTGTCCGCTGGACGTGTACAGTCGGTGGCAGTCAAAATCATTTTGGATCGCGAAAATGAAATCGATGACTTTATTCCAGAAGAATACTGGAGCATTACGGCGAAGCTGACTGCTGACGGCAACCCGTTTGAAGCGAAGTTCCATCAATTGAACGGTGCAAAAACCGAACTCGGAAGCGAAGCCGAAGTACAAGCAATCCTGAAACAAATTGAGAATGCGGATTTTACCGTCAAAGAAGTGAAAGAGAAAGAACGCAGCCGGAATCCATCCGCTCCGTTTACGACAAGTTCTTTGCAGCAGGAGGCTGCACGGAAATTGAATTTCAGGGCTTCCAAAACG contains:
- the sucC gene encoding ADP-forming succinate--CoA ligase subunit beta; the protein is MNIHEYQGKEVLKQYGVAVPNGKVAYTVDEAVAAAEALGSPVTVVKAQIHAGGRGKAGGVKVAKSADEVRAYASEILGKVLVTHQTGPEGKEVKRLLIEEGCDIRKEYYVGVVVDRATGRVVMMASEEGGTEIEEVAEATPEKIFKEIIDPAIGLQVFQARKLAYSINIPNELVNKAVKFMLALYTAFVEKDCSIAEINPLVVTGDGNVIALDAKLNFDSNALFRHKDILELRDLDEEDEKEIEASKYDLSYIALDGNIGCMVNGAGLAMATMDIIKYYGGDPANFLDVGGGATTEKVTEAFKIILSDAKVAGIFVNIFGGIMRCDVIANGVVEAAKQLGLTKPLVVRLEGTNVELGKQILGESGLNIVPADSMADGAQKIVALVK
- the sucD gene encoding succinate--CoA ligase subunit alpha, coding for MSILIDKNTKVITQGITGSTGMFHTKGALDYGTQMVGGVTPGKGGTNVDITLEDGKVVSLPVFNTVQEAKEATGATASVIYVPPAFAADSIMEAVDAELDLVICITEGIPVLDMVKVDRFMEGKKTVLIGPNCPGVITPGECKIGIMPGYIHMAGHVGVVSRSGTLTYEAVHQLTTRGIGQSSAVGIGGDPVKGSEFIDILKRFNEDPQTHAVIMIGEIGGTAEEDAAEWVRDNMTKPVVGFIGGVTAPPGKRMGHAGAIISGGKGTAKEKIAKLESCGIKVAPTPAEMGSTLVSVLEERGILNLCTTH
- the dprA gene encoding DNA-processing protein DprA, coding for MEKSLILFGLHEMDGVGKKTISKLMTGGHNLPDLLHYDEGDWVQAGLRKDQATRLVNTFDADWIEHRREAVYKQGIQVITYLDEDYPILMKETVQAPWVMYGRGDMNLLHTKAIAMVGTRMPTVYGRKVGEKLTTEFCHAGLTIVSGLARGIDSTCHEAALRAKGKTVAVFGTGIDKIYPPENKKLAEQIAETGLLLSEYPPGTRAHQGLFPERNRIIAGLTLGTLVVEADILSGSLITADAALEAGRDVFAVPGPITSPKSRGSHNLIRQGAKLVTCADDLLEEYRMDLPNPEQLPYNRGRSPEKGAGNHPDMFPKVSLSSDERRIISLLEQDERSLDQLVEQLGWDFGHLHSVLLSLIIKKQISQLPGTKYARV